Below is a genomic region from Gemmatimonadota bacterium.
GAAGCTCGCCCGACCGCTCATCACCGTATTGTCGTGCCGGTTGTTGAACGCCAGGATCCCGTCGGTCCTGGAGCGCGACAGCGAGATACTGTATCCGGCCCGCTCCGTCCCACCGGCTGCTTGCGCGGACCAGTCACGCCGCCCAAAGGAGCCGAGACGCATCGACAGGGTTCCTGTCATGGGTCCGCGCCCTGTCGAAGTGATGATGTGGATGACCCCGGCCACCGCGTCCGATCCATGTAGCGCGCTGGAAGGACCGCGCACGATCTCGATCCTCTCCACGTTCCAGAGCGTGAGCGCCGCAAAGTCGAACGCACCTCCCGGCTGGTTTACCTGGACACCGTCCAGCAACACCAGGACGTAGTCACTCTCCCCTCCCCGTAGGAAGACCGAGGTCGCCGCGCCGAACGAGCCACTTTGCACGACGGCCAGCCCGGACACGGTTCGGAGCGCGTCCTCAACGGTGGCGAGGCCTGCGGTCCGCAGCTCTGCTCCCTCGAGCACGGTGACGTTGGAAGAGATCGCGTTGGCGGCTCGGGCTGTGGGGCTCGTCGTGACGACCAAGCCTTCGAGCGAGAATGCGCGGTCCTGCGCGACAAGCGAGGACGGGCTCAAAAGAGCAGCGAATGCCAGGACGGACAGAATTCTGCGGGCCATACCCCCCCCCACGGAGATGTTCGGCTGGGACGGGTGGTCCAGGTCTCCTGGCTCGAGGCCGACTGCTCGCCTTCCCAGGGGTCAACCCCAGTGGCTCTGGTGAACAGCCGTTCCGACTACGTCGGACCTCTCACAGTGGCGGGGCCGCGCCGGAATCTCACCGGCTTCCGATATGGCCCACCCGTATGATCAATCGTGGGAGAACATATATCGATCGAGGCCTTGCGGCAAAGGGCGGCCCTGACCCCGCGCAGCCTAGACGTTAGCCGTCCCGCACGAGGCCGTAGCGCTCGATCTTCTTGTAGAGATTCGAGCGTGGCATCTCGATCCGGCGCGCGGTCTCGGCAACATTCCATTCGTTCTCACGCAGCTTCTGAACGATGTACGCGCGCTCGGCGCTCTCCTTGAACTCTACGAAAGTCTCGAGTCCGAGGATCTCCCCGGCCAAGCGCTGAGAGCCGCCCCTCCCAGAAGCGAGCAGATCGACGTCTTCCGGTCCCACCTCGTCGGATCCCGAGAGAATGAGCAGGCGTTCGACCGTATTGCGAAGCTCCCGTACGTTCCCGGGCCACGGAAGGGCCTGTAGCCGTTCGATGGCGGACGCCGAAAAGCGCTTCGGGACTACGCCTTGCCCGTTCGCGATCCGCTCGCAGAAGTGGTCTATCAGCATCGGGACGTCGTCGCGTCGCTCGCGCAGAGCAGGTATCTGAATCGGGACTACGTTCAACCGGTAGAAGAGATCCTCGCGGAAAGCACCGATTTCGATCTCGCGCTCGAGATCCTTGTTCGTGGCCGAGATCACCCGAACATTCACCTCGATCGACTTGGAGCCACCTACGCGGGTGAGGACTCCTTGCTCGAGCACCCGGAGAACTTTCGCCTGAGCCTCGAGCGACATGTCTCCGATCTCGTCCAGAAAGAGTGTCCCGCCATGCGCCTGTTCGAACTTCCCCTCCCGGTCGGCGACAGCCCCCGTGAACGATCCCTTTATGTGCCCGAAGAGGGCCGACTCGATCAGTTCTGATGGGATCGCCGCACAGTTGACCTCCACGAACGACTTGTCGGATCGTGACGAGAGCCGGTGAATTGCTCGAGCGACCAACTCCTTGCCGGTTCCATTCTCCCCAGTGACCAGAACACGAGCTTCGGTCGGGGCGACCTTTTCCACACGGTCGAGCACCTGCCGGACCTGGTAGGACGTGCCGACGATCTCATATCGGCTCTCGACCTGACTCTTGAGGTCCGCGACGCTGTCGGTGAGCCCCTTGAGCTCGAGCGCCCGGCCCAGGGTGACCAGGAGGAGATCGGTGTCGAGCGGCTTCTCGAGGAAGTCGTATGCGCCTTTCCGGGTTGCGTCGATAGCCGTCTCGATCGTCCCGTGACCCGAAATCATCACGACCAACGCCCCGGGACATTCGGTCCGGAGGCGTGCCAGCACGTCCATGCCGTCCATGCCGGGCATCTTTACGTCCAGAAAGATCACGTCCGGGTGAAAGGACTCGGCCGTGAGAAGCGCATCGGGCCCATCCTCGGCGGCACGAACGTCGTGGCCCTCGTACTCGAAGAGCTGAACGAGCGCCTCCCGGATCCCCTTCTCGTCATCGACTACCAACAGCCTTGCCATCTACCGCGTCCCCTCACGCACGTCATCGGGCGCAGGACGCAGGTCGGCGAGCATCACCAAGCTGTCTCTCTGTACGAACACCGACCGCAGGCCATCGGGCAGCGGGACCTCGATCGCGTCGTCCGGCAGGCTCGCGGGGCGCGACTGTCCGAATGCCTTGAGCACCTCGGCGACCAGCCGCGCCGGAACGGGAATCCTCGCGACCTGTAGCCGATCGACGAGCAGCGCCAAACGACGCTGGTCCAGGGGCACGAGCGAGCCGCGGACCTCTATCAGGATCGTGTCTGGAAGCAAGCCGATGATCTGATCGAGCCGGGGCAACTCCGGGAAGGCCTCGGCGGCGACCCTGGCCGACAGGTGCACACGTCCCCTGTGCAACTCGATCGTAAGTGCGGTGATCCCGCGAGGGACGATTCCGGGTAGCGAATACCGCAACACGGCGGACAATTCGTTGCCCCCGAGCATGAGCCGGTCACCGGCTTCTCCGGCTCGGAACTGCTCGAAGAGGTCCAACGTCTGCTCGGCGAGTTCGGGCGTTGGCTGTGCTTTCGGAACCGCTGGGACCGTGGGATCGATGCCCAACGCCCGCTCGATACCCGGAAAGACCGCCGGGCCCCACCGAAAACCGGCGTACGCGACGAGGATCAGGACGACGGCGACGAGGATCTTCTTCATGCGCGAGTCCCGAACCCCTTAGGTGGCGAATTGCGCGCTGGGGCGAGTTTCGCACTGGACACTACGCTATAGCGCGCACCGTGCTTCGAGAGGTGGCTGCGAATGAGATCGATCGATCGCACCTTCACCTCAGCCGAGAACTCCATATCGGCGACGAGCTGGTCGAGGCCCCTGAACGCGCCGGCCCCGCCGCGGGCGTCCGCCCTCCCCAACGTGATATGGGGGTGGAATGACCGCGTTTCCGCCTCGAAGCCGCAGTCGCCCATCGCCCACTCGATGTCCTGCTTGAGACACCGCAGTGCGGCGGTCGCGCCTACGCCCAGCCAGAGCATGCG
It encodes:
- the thpR gene encoding RNA 2',3'-cyclic phosphodiesterase, coding for MRLFIGLTFPKKQRERIHRAARVLREEELPVRWVNLENYHVTLKFLGEVRPEAVPSIEAAMVKVASATASFSTEFGGFGAFPTIRQPRMLWLGVGATAALRCLKQDIEWAMGDCGFEAETRSFHPHITLGRADARGGAGAFRGLDQLVADMEFSAEVKVRSIDLIRSHLSKHGARYSVVSSAKLAPARNSPPKGFGTRA
- a CDS encoding sigma-54-dependent Fis family transcriptional regulator, coding for MARLLVVDDEKGIREALVQLFEYEGHDVRAAEDGPDALLTAESFHPDVIFLDVKMPGMDGMDVLARLRTECPGALVVMISGHGTIETAIDATRKGAYDFLEKPLDTDLLLVTLGRALELKGLTDSVADLKSQVESRYEIVGTSYQVRQVLDRVEKVAPTEARVLVTGENGTGKELVARAIHRLSSRSDKSFVEVNCAAIPSELIESALFGHIKGSFTGAVADREGKFEQAHGGTLFLDEIGDMSLEAQAKVLRVLEQGVLTRVGGSKSIEVNVRVISATNKDLEREIEIGAFREDLFYRLNVVPIQIPALRERRDDVPMLIDHFCERIANGQGVVPKRFSASAIERLQALPWPGNVRELRNTVERLLILSGSDEVGPEDVDLLASGRGGSQRLAGEILGLETFVEFKESAERAYIVQKLRENEWNVAETARRIEMPRSNLYKKIERYGLVRDG